GGTCAGATAGAGCAGGTTCACGCCCAGACCCACGAGGTGGTCGAGCCTCTCGCGGATGCCGTCGAGGTCGCCGCCGTAGAACTGCTGCGAACGGCCCGGCATCGTCGGCTCGACCGGATCGTCCCACGCGGCCGGGATCGCCCAGTCGGGCACGGGATGCGCATCCGCCGCCGCCGACCGCGCGAACCGGTCGGGGAAGACCTGGTACATCACGGCCTCGGTCATCCACGCGGGCGGGGCAGGATGGGCGACGAGCGCGAAGTCGTCGGTGTTGCGGGTCTCGAGGTCCGACAGGCCGGCCTGGTTGAGCCACTCGACGCGCCCCGACTCGTGCACGAGCAGCCACCGGTAGCCGTGCCGCGGGTTCGCGACGACGACGGGTGCCTCCCACCACGTCCAGCCGCCCTGTCGGCCGAGCCGGACCGCATCGGTCCAGGCCGGCTCGTGGTCGGGATTGGAGAGGGTGCGAACGGCCCGCAGCGCGGGATAGGCGTCGGGAACGCGGAGCCTCACCCGCACCTCCTCGCCGAGAGCGGGCGTCTGCGTCGAGACGTGGAGCGGCGAGCCGTCGTGGTGCGGCAGTTCCGGGTGCCCGGGCAGAGGGGCGTGGAGCAGGGTCATGTCGGTCCGTTTCGAAGCGCCGGCGCGATGCGCCGCCGGTCGGGGAAAGGGGAGTCGTGGATGCACGGCGGTCGCCATGACAGAGCCCTCGTGTTGTTGTTCGGTTGTATCGGCCGGTTCCTCAGCGCCGTGACCCGAGATGGATCGCGGCCGCCGTGAGCGGCTCGAGGTCGAGGGTCGCGACACCGTCCGACACGGCGTACTCGCGCCCGGCGCATCCGTCATCATCCGCCGCGCCGGCGCCGCCCGAGACGACGTCGCAGTAGGCGCCGTCGGGCATCGAGGTCGGGATGTCGATCCGCTGCGCCTCCGCGCCGACGTTGACGGCGACGACGCCGCGGCCCTCGCACTCGAAGCCGTACGCGTCGCCCTCGTCGACTCCCGGCATCCGCGGTTCGTCGCCCGCGATCGCGCGGAACTCGAGCATTCCGCCGATCGCCGGCCATGACTGCACGCACGTGCGCTCGCCGTCGGCGTACTCGTCCGCCGGTTCGGCCACGCGCGGGCACGTCTCGGCGACCACCCGCCCGTCGTCACCCGTCGGGGCGCCCGCATCGCGGTCGCTGAAGGCGTAGCCCGAGTAGACGACGGGCGTGCCGTAGTCGTCGGCGAGCATCAGCACGTTCGCGATGACGTAGAGCGGACCGTGCCGGTAGGTCACGTCGGCCTCGCCGCGCTCGGTGTCGTGGTTGTCGACGAACACGATCGCGCGATCGGACGCCACGTGCAGAGGCCGGTCGCCGTCGAGCGCAGGATCGGCGAAGACTCCGTTGGACAGCGGCGGCGTGAGGTCGCGCGCGTACGTGAACTCGAAGACCTCGCCGAACCCGGTGTACTCCTCGGGGGTGACCGGTTCGCCGCCGCCGCGGATCACCTCCGACAGGATCCGGGTGCCCTCGGGCAGGCTCGAGACGATGGCCTCGACGTCATCGGCGGCCATGTGCTTCGCGGCGTCGATGCGGAAGCCGGCTACCCCGAGAGAGAGGACGTCCTCGAGGTAGCCGGAGATGGTGGCTCGGACGGCGTCCGTGGAGGTGTCGAGGTCGGCGAGGTTCACCAGCTCGCACTGCTGCACCTGATCGCGCGAGCGGTAGTCCTCGATGTCGTCGTAGGTGGTCAGCCCGCAATGGTGGAAGTCGTCGTAGCCGTACAGTCCCGGATACTCGTAGTGCTGGTACGTGGTTCCCGCGAAGCCGGTGCCGGGGGCCTCCTGGCCGGTCATGTGGTTGACGACGGCATCCGCGATGACGTCGATGCCGGCCGCGTCGCAGCGCGCGACCATATCGGCGAACTCGTCCCGAGTGCCCAGGCGCGATTCCAGCTCGTAGCTCACCGGCTGGTACGACGCCCACCACGGGTCGAGGTCGACGTGCTCGTTCGGCGGCGAGGTCAGCACCCACGCGAAGCCCGCGGGGCCGAGCGTCGTCTCGCACTCCTCGGCGAGGGTCGTCCATGGCAGCTGGAAGAGCTGGATGCCGACATCGGCCGGTGCCGGGTCGGGCGCGTCGCCGGGCGCACCGGCGCACCCGCCCAGAAGCGCCGCCGCGGCGAGCGCGCCGATGCCCGCGAACGCCCGCCGCACGAAGGAAGCGTGCTGACGAGGCATCCGCTACTTCACGCTTCCGGCCGTCAGACCGCCGACGATATACCGCTGCAGTGCCAGGAACAGCGCCACCGGCAGGATCGCGGCGAGCACCGCGCCGGCGGCGAAGATGCTCCAGTTCTTCGAGAACTCGTCGGAGATGAACTTGTACAGGCCCACCGCGAGCGTCTGCTTCTCGGGGTCGATGAGGATCACGCTCGCCAGCACGAACTCACTGGACGTGCCGATGAACGACAGCAGCCCCACGACCGCGAGGATCGGCGCCACCAAGCGCAGGATGATCGTGAAGAAGATGCGCGCGTGACCAGCGCCGTCGATCTTCGCGGCCTCGTCGATCGACGACGGCACCGTGTTGAAGAACCCGTACATGAGGTACGTGTTCACACCCAGCGCACCGCCGAGGTAGACCATGATGAGGCCGATCTGGCTGTTGAGCCCGATCGCCGGGAAGATGTCGCCGATCGCCACCATGAGCAGGAAGATCGCGACCATCGCGAGCATCTGCGGGAACATCTGCACCACCAGCAGTGTGGTGAGGCCGAACCTGCGGCCGGTGAACCGCATGCGCGAGAACGAGTACGCCGCGAGCGCACCGAGCAGCACGGTGCCGGCTGCGGTGACGAGTCCGATGACGAGCGTGTTGACGTACCAGGCGCCGTACGGATGCCGCTCCGACGTGAACAGGCTGGCGTAGCTGCTGAAGTCGAGGTTGCGGAAGAGGCCGTTCGCCGTCAGCAGCGTGCCGCCCGGGTTGAGCGAGGCCGAGAAGACGTACAGCAGCGGGAAGATCGCGAACGCCGCCACGGCGATGCCGACGAGGTGTCGCCAGCCGGTCTCGCGGAAGTAGCGCTTGAAGGGGCGCCGCGGCGCCGCGGCGCCGCGGACGCCGGCGTCGTCGTGGGTGCCGCCGGGCCCGCCCGACGTGACGACCGAACGGGTCTCGGTCTGTGATTCACGCACGCTGGTCATGTCAGTTCAGCTCCTCGAGGGCCTTGGTCCGTCGGAAGGCGATGACCGAGATCGTTCCGACGAGCAGGAAGATGATGATCGAGAACGCGCTCGCCAGGCCGTAGTCCGCGGTGGAGCCGACGAAGGCGACCTTGTAGACCATCGTGATGAGGATGTCGGTCGCGCCGACGTTGACCGACGCCGTCGCATCGCGCGGACCGCCGCCGGTGAGCATGTAGATCAGGCTGAAGTTGTTGAAGTTGTACGCGAACGAGGCGATGAGCAGCGGCGCGACCGCGACGAACAGCAGCGGCAGCTTGATGCTGCGGAACACCTGCCATGCGCTCGCACCGTCGACGCGGGCCGCCTCCTCGAGCTCGCCGGGGATCGCCTGCAGGGCGCCCGTCGAGATGAGGAACATGTACGGGAAGCCGAGCCACAGATTCACCAGCAGGATGCTGACCTTCGCCAGCCACTCGTTGGTCAGCCACGGGATGTCGGCGCCGCCGAGCAGCACGACGTTGATGAAGCCGAACTCCTGGTTCATCATGCCCGCCCACACCAGTGCCGAGAGGAACCCGGGGAACGCATACGGCAGGATCATGATGAGCCGGTAGTACTTCTTGGACTTCATGCGGGGGTCGTTGAAGACCACTGCGAGGAACAGGCCCATCACGAACGTGGTCGCCACCGAGAAGAAGGCGAAGACGAACGTCCAGGCGAGCACCGAGAAGAACGGCGCACGGATCGACTCCTCGGCGAACGCGCGCACGAAGTTGTCGAAGCCGACCCAGATCTGCCAGCCGGGACGCAGCTCGGTGCCGTCCTCGGCGACGAACGCGCCCGTGCCGATGTCGGAGTAGACGACGCCGGTGCGCGTGTCGGTCATGGTGTCGGCCTGCTCGTCGTACACGAGCTTCGACAGGTAGACGTAGGCGGAGGAGCCGTCGGGGGTGCGCAGCGCGCCGTCGTTGGGGTCGTCGCTCAGCGGCACCGCCATGTCGGCGATGACCTGCTGGTTGGCGACGATGTCGGCGAAGCCGAGGGTGGTGTGGCCGGGGACGGCGACGGCCTGGCCGCCGGACATCTCGGCGTTCGCGACCGGTTCGAGGGGGCGCTCGTCCCCGCCGATCGCGACGTTGCCGTCGGGGCCGGTCACGAGGAACGAGTACTCGCCGAGCTGCTCGACGATCGTGAGGTCGTACGCCGGCGAATCGGGCACGCGCTCCTGCGCCGACAGCATCAGCGAGTTGATCGCGCTGTCCTTGTCGGCGTTGTGGCCGGTGCCGTAGTTGGTGAACGCGACGTAGCCGGTGTACCCCGCGGCGAAGATCTGGAAGACGAAGAGGAAGACGAGACCGGGGATCAGGTACTTCGCGGGCAGGTGCCCGCGGCTGAAGTAGATCCAGTTCGCGTAGCCGGTCACGGCGAGCACGATCAGCGCGGGGATCCACTGCGCGCTCTGCACGAGCACGAGGATCGAGTACAGCGCGAGCGCGTCGATCAGCCCGAGGGCGATGATCTTGACGAGCAGCACCTTCAGGCCGCCCGAGGCGGCGTCGGCCATGCGGGCGGCGCGCACGGCGCGCTTCGCGCGGCGCCCGCCGTCTTTGGCGTCGCCGGGCGACGTCTGGGCGGCGCTGTCCGCCTGCCCTGCGCGGGCGGTGTCGGCCGCGGTGTCGCGGTCCCTGGTCGGTGTCGTCATCGGCACATTCCCTGGTCGGTTCCGTCGGGTCGGGAAGGCGGGGCGGCATCCCGCAGGAGGCCGCCCCGCCCGTCGACGCGAGGATTACTCGATGGCGCCCTGGATGTCAGCGGCCATCTTGTCCCACAGCGACGTCGGGTCGCCGCCGTTGATGATCGCGCCCTCGGTGACGCCCCAGAACTGCCACACCGAGCCCATCTCGGGGATCGACGGCATCGGCACGGCGTTCGCGCCGACCTCGCCGAAGCCTGCCACGATCGGGTCGCCGGCCACGGCGGCGTCGAAGGCCGCGGTCAGGGCCGGGGCACGGCCGCCGACCTCGTAGAGCGCGGTCTGCACCTCTTCGGAGCCGATGTAGTTCACGAGGAACTCGTTGGCAGCCAGTCGGTTCTCGCTCTCGGCCGAGAGGAAGAAGCCCTGCACGCCCGCGAACGGCTGAGCCTCGCCGCCGCCGGCCGACGGGATCGGGTCGACGGCGATGTTCAGGCCTGCGGCGACCGCGTCCGGCGCGTTCCACGGGCCGGTGACGTAGTACGGCGACTTGCCGGCGAGGAAGTTCTCCTTGGCGAGGTCACCGGTGATGTTGGTGTTGAGGATGCCCGCGGCGCCCTGCTCGCCGAGCCACGCGGCGAACTCCTGGCCGCCCTCGTTGCCGATCTGGAGGTTGCCGGCGTCGTAGCTGCCGTCGGCGTTGCTGCCGAAGACGGGAGCGCCGAACGACGTCTGGAACGGGTACAGGTGGTACGGGTCGGCGGCTTCGGGGTCGAGGCCGATGAGGAACGCGTACTCGGTGCCGGCGGCCTCGCCCTTGGCGATCATGTCGTCGAAGTCGGTGGCGACCTCGGACACCAGGTCGGTGTTGCGCAGGAGCGCGATGTTCTCGATGGCGTAGGGGACCGCGTAGGTCTGGCCGTCGTACGCCCAGGCGTCGAGCGCGACCTGCTCGAACTCGGCTGCCTTGTCGCCGAGCTCGACCGGAGCGACCACGCCGTTGGTGGCCAGGACGCCGAGCCAGTCGTGCGCGCCGACGGCGACATCCGGGCCCTCGCCGGTGGGAACCTGCTGGACGAACTGGTCGCGGATCTCGCCGAACTCCTTCTGGACGAGGTTGACCTTGACGCCCGTGGTGTCGGTGAAGTCGGCCGCGGCCTCCTCCAGGACACCGGCGCGGTCGGCGTCGACCCAGACGGTGATCTCGCCCGAGAACTCGACGGCGGCCTCGCTGGGCTCAGCGGCCTCCGGCGATGCCGCGCAGCCCGCGAGGGCGAGAGCGGAAACGGCTGTGATTGCTCCGAGGGCGGCGAAGCTCCTCTTGTTCACCTTCATTGGTGTGTTGTGCCTCTCATTTGCTGTTGGTCCCGACCCAGGGGTGCCGGGGGGAGGCATCCGAAGGCCGTTCTTCGTGCTCACAGGAATGCAAGCGCTTACATTCCTACCTGACGATCTGCGTGTTTGCAAACGGCGATTTTCCGCGGGCCCACCAGCGGCTGAACTCCCAGGAATGCAATCGCTCTCACGCCGGCCTGCGGCGGCGGCTACCGGGCGGATCCGCGCTCGCGCAGGATCGCGTATCCCGCCACCGCCGCCGCGCCCGCCCCGACGAGGCAGAGCACCGGGAGGGCGAGTTGCGGCACGAACGAGCAGGCGAACGCCAGTTCCAGCGCAACCGTCCCGAGGCCGGGGATGGCGACGCCGACCGCCACCCATCCGCTCCCGAGCGCGGCGGCTCCGCCGGCGAGCAACACCCCGGCCAGCACCCCGGCGAGCAGCCAGGGCCCGTCCGATGCGACGCACGCGCCGGGCCCGTCCGCGGCGGCGACCCGGTACACGCCCATCCACACGAGCCCGAACGATCCGACTGCGGCCGCGAACCACAGCACCACCGCTATCGCGCGCATCGGCATCCGATCCCCAGGTCTTCGCTGCCATGCTGGGCCTGCTTCCGCGCGAACGCAACCATCGAGTCTCTGCGCACCAGAGCCGTGCCCGGGCATCCGCTCGGTAGAATCGCCGCATGGCTGATTCTTCGTTCGACATCGTCAGCAAGGTCGACCGCCAGGAGGCCGACAACGCGCTCAACCAGGCGCGCAAGGAGGTCGAGCAGCGCTACGACTTCCGCGGCACCGAGACCTCCATCGCCTGGACCGGCGAGGCGATCCTCATCAAGGCGAACAGCGAGGAGCGCGCGAAGGCGGCGCTGGATGTGTTCCAGTCCAAGCTCATCAAGCGCGGCATCTCGCTGAAGAGCCTCGAGTCCGGCGACCCGGTCGCCAGCGGCAAGGAGTACCGCATCGTCTCCTCGCTCAAGGAGGGCATCTCGCAGGAGAACGCCAAGAAGATCGGCAAGCTGATCCGCGACGAGGGTCCGAAGTCGGTCAAGTCGCAGATCCAGGGCGACGAGCTGCGTGTGCAGTCGAAGTCCCGCGACGACCTCCAGGAGGTCATCCGGATGCTCAAGGCCGCCGACCTCGACGTCGACCTGCAGTTCGTCAACTACCGGTAGGCCGACCTCGCGGTGGCCCTCCTCAGAACGTGAGGCCGCCCCGACGCTCGGCGAAGCGCCATCCCTCATCGGTTCGCTCGAATCGATCGAGGAAGTAGCCGACCAGCGGCGGCTTGTCCGGCCCGGTGAACAGCAGCATCGTCGACTCGCCGGTCGCGTGCCGGGCGTCCGTGACGTCGATCACCACATTGCTGCACACGTGACGGGTGGTGCGGGACGGCCGCGACAGGAATGCCTCCAGAATCGCCGCCCGTCCGGTGATCCAGTCATCCGGTGCGGTCGGTCTCGCCATGCGCCCCGTCGGCGTGTAGAGCTGCGCGACGTCCTGCCAGCGCGCGGCATCGTTCAGGTTGGCGTATAGCGAGATCAGACGGGCGCATTCGTGCTCGATGGCATGCCGTTCCTCTTCGGTCATACCCGATTGTCCGTCACTTCCGGGTCCAGCCGCATCCGACCGGAGTGTCAGCGGGCGCGTCGGCGGAGGAGTCACGACGCGGAGGCAGTGACGCGTCCGTCCTCCCACTCCACGAGCCAGGAGCCGTCGTGACTGACGTGGACGGCTCCGACCGCGACGTAGCACCTGGGCGGGAGCCCGCCCTCGACCACTCCCGCCTCCCCGACGAGTTCGTACAGCTCGCGCCACGTCCAGCCCTGGATGTGCTTCGCGACGTACTCGTCGGCGTACCCGAGACGCAGCGGGATGGGATGGATGTAGTGGAGGAAGCCGTTCACGTCGTCCCTCGCGAGGGCCAGATCGCAGCGGCTGCGGGCGATGCTGTCCTGCCAGCGTGCGGCATCCACCGCGTCGCGCAGCCGTCGCTCGTCTTCGGCCCGCCTGCCGGCTTCGAGCGCCGCGAAGATGCGCTCGGCCCCTCCCGGCGCCTTGGCCTCCTCTGCGGTGAAGAAGATGCTCGTCGACGGCTCGCCGTCGTTCCTTCCGGTGAACATGGGCGATCGGCCCCTCTCCGGGGCATGCCGCCCCATCGAACCTTGCGGACGCCGGGTGGCATCACGCCCGTTCTTCCCCTGGGGCACCCGGAAGTCGATGGGACTCGGGTTGCCGTGCGGCCGGCCAGGTACCGACAGCCGCAGCTCGTGAACGTGGGATCGGGCTAGCGCACCCCGCCGACATCGCCCGCGCGCCCCGGACTCGCAACCGTCGAACGCGCCCACTCCTCCGGCGAACGTCGGAGTTCTGCGCGTTCGTCGGCTGATTCGCGCCCATCCGCTCCGACGTTCGCGCAGAACTCCGACGCTCCGTGCGCGCGGGCCCGGGCCTTTCAGTCGCAGGCGGTCGCGGCGCGCGCCAGCGCGGGCACGCGCTCGACGAGGGCGCACTCGAACGCGGCGACCTCTCCCCCGAGCGGCTCGAGGTCGCCGGGGCCGAGCGCGAGCTCGAGGCCCCGATCCGTGCGCATGAGCACCGCCGGGGTGCCGTGCGGTTCGAGGGCGATGCGGATCTCGTCGTCGAACTCGTTCAGATGGCGCAGCTCGAACGGCAGTCCCAGGCGCGCGACCATCGCGTCCCACTCGGGCTTGCGGCGCCACGTGTGGGTGATGTCGCACAGGGCGCAGTGCGCGGTGCCGAGCATGTGACCGACGACGTACTTCAGCTCGCCGATCGGCCCGCCGTCGGCGTGATACACCCCGACGAACCCCGTCACCGTCACGTCATCCACACCTCGATCCTCGCACCGTCTGCGACCGCGGGCTCCGCCGCGGACCCGCCGCCGCTCGCATCCGAATGTCGGAGTTCCGCGCCTTCGCAGGATGATTCAGGAGGAAACCATCCGGCGTACGCGCAATTGTCCGACGTTCGGATGCGGCAGCCAGACCCCGCGGCCTGATGCCGCGTCAGCGAGCGACCGAGAGCGCCGCGACCGTCAGCGAGAACAGCGGCACGTAGATGAGCGCGACCAGCAGCGCGTGACTCACGACGAATCCGATGGCCTCGAGGGTCTTCCCTCGAATGGCGAAGTGGGCGCGGAGCTTTCTGACCATGCCACCCGGATGCCGGACGTCCCAGCTGTTGAAGCGCAGGTACCGGCCGAGGTAGACACCCACCGCGCCGAGGACGATCACGACGCCCGCGAACACCCAACTCGCCGCCGGAGCGGTGAGCGCGACCGGGTCGAACACGAGTACGATCAGCCCGAACTGCACGATGGCGAGGCTCAGCACGGCGTTCGCGATGCCCGAGACGGTGAGGGTGAGGGTCTGGACGATGTCGTACCAGAGCGGCACCGGCGTCTTCCGCTCGCGATGGTTCAGGTTCAGCTCGGTGATCAGATACACCGAGTTCGGGAAGAACAGCAGCCACACCACGGTCGCGATCGCGAGGTATCCCCAGAGGAACAGGGCGGGCGAGATCCCGGCCGAGCCGATGCCCGCGAGGGCCGGCGTGAGCACGATCAGACCGATCGCCCCGGCGATCGCGAGGACGACGGGCACGAACGACAGGGCGATGTTCACCAGCATGGGCCGGTAGAGCCGCACCCCGTAGACCGTCGCCCGCAGCACGATGAAGACCGCCGCTGTGACGTTCAGCAGCACAGCGCACACGACCGCCGTGATGACTGCGTACACGCCACACCTCGTTTCTTCGTGACATGACCCTATGGCAGCGCTACGGTGAGCCTCATGACCGCCACCCCAGCACCCCAGAGCGACCGCTACAACCCGTTCGCGATCGTCGCGATCATCACCGTGTGGTTCGCCGGCATCTTCGGCCTCATCTTCGGATACGTCGCGCTGTCCCAGATCAAGAGCACCGGTGAGAAGGGGCACGGGCTCGCCCTGGCATCCGTCATCATCGGCTGGATCGCGGTGGGCATCGCGATCCTCATGATCATCTTCTGGACGGTCCTCTTCGGCGCCGCGGTCACCGTCAACTCGGCCGGCTGAGCAGAGCGCACTCGGCAGTGACGATCGCCGGGGTGCTCCGGCGACTGCCCGCTACGGGGCTCTTCGTCGCCCTCCTCCTGGCGTGCGGCGTCGCGTGGCAGGGGCTGTGGACGCCGTTCGAGGACAGCACGACGTTCGAGATCGTCGCGTACGGCGTTCCCGCTTTCGAAGCCGGCCACTGGTGGACTCCGGTCACCGGCACGTTCTTCGTGGTGCAGCCGTGGGTCTACGTGCCGACGCTGCTCGGTCTGTGGGGCTTCGCCGTTCTCGAATACCTGCGCGGCTGGAAGGTCGCGCTCGCGTACTACGTGGTGGGCCAGCTGTTCGCGATCTTCGCCGCGGCCCTGCTGCTGTGGCTCTTCGCGCTCGTGCCCGGGTGGGCGTGGGCGACCGAGCAGGCCGCCGCGCTCGATGTCGGCCCGAGCGGCGGCGCGTTCGCGTGCATGGCGGCCGCGGCCGCGCTGTTCGTGTCGCCGTGGCGCGTTCGGGTGCTGCTGGTCCTCATCGCCGCGGCCACGATCGGGCTGGTGTTCCTCGGCACGATCGCCGATCTGGAGCACGCACTGGCGCTCGTCCTGGTGCTCGTGGCCGATCGCTCGCTGCACGTGCAGCGCATGACGGTCCGAGAGCAGCGGCTGATCGCCTTCGTCGGATTGCTGGCCTTCGCCGCGGTGGACGTCATCTTCGCGTTCGTTCCGACCGATGGGCCCTTCGGCACGTCCGAGCCTCTGGCGAGTCCGCTGTGGACGACGGCGATCGACCTGGTCATCGTCGCCCTCATCGCCGACGGTCTCCGGCGCGCTCGGCGATGGGCCTGGGTGATCGCCGTCATCCTGCTGGGACTGAATGTCCTGCTCGCGGCCGCGCTGTCGGCGCTGCTCGCGGCCGTAGGAGTGTTCACCCTCAGCACGCTCTTCGACGACAGCTTCGCTCTCGAGCTCGCCACCGCCGGCCTCGCGCTGGGTCTGCTGATCTATCTCATCCGCGTGCGAGCCGCGTTCCCCTCACGTCGCCATCGCACGCTCTCGAACGTCGCGCCGCCGACGACGGACGACGCGAGGGACCTCCTTCGCGCCCACGGCGGAGGGACGCTCTCGTGGATGACGACGTGGGACGGCATGGACTACGCGCGCACCTCCAGCGGGATCGTCGCCTACCAGCGCCGGGCGGGCGTCGCCATCGCGCTCGCCGACCCGCTCGGACCGGACGAGGGGCGCGCAGAATCCGTCACGGAGTTCGTCCGCATGGCGGAGCAGGCGGGTCTCACCCCGTGCTTCTTCAGCGCGAGCGACGCGACCCGCGCCGCCGTACCGCCCACGTGGCGCAGCCTCGTCGTCGCGGACGACACGATCGTGGATCTGCCCGGCCTGGCGTACACCGGCAAGCGCTGGGCGTCGATCCGCACGTCGATGAACCGCGCCGGGCGCGAGGAGATGACCTTCCGCATGACCCGTCTGCGCGACGAGCCCTGGGGCGTGCGGGCGCAGCTGCACGCCATCTCGGCGATGTGGGTCGGCGACAAGGGCCTGCCCGAGATGGGCTTCACCCTCGGCTCGCTCGAACAGGCCGAGGACCCCGAGGTGCGGGTGGCTCTCGCGATCGCGCCGAACGGCGACGTCGACGGGTTCCTCTCGTGGCTGCCGGTGTACGGCGAGGGGAGCGTGCGCGGTTGGACGCTCGACCTCATGCGCCGGCGGGACGGCGGATTCCCGCCCGTCATGGAGTACCTCATCGGTATGTCGGCGGCGCACTTCCGCGACGAGGGCGCGGAGATCCTCTCCCTCTCGGGCGCTCCGCTCGCCCACGAGTATCCGCCGGATGCCCGCATCATCGCCGACCTCAGCGACAAGCTCGCCGACGCCCTGGAACCGGTCTACGGGTTCCGCTCACTGCACCGCTTCAAGGAGAAGTTCCACCCCCGCTACGAGACCATGCACCTGCTCTTCCGGGACGAGGCCGACCTGCCGCGCATCGGCGCGGGTCTGACCCGGGCCTTCCTCCCCGACGCCACACTGAGGCAGTTCGCCGGCGCGGGACGGGAACTCGTCCAGCGCGGAGCCGCGGACGAGCGCTAGTCAGCCGCGGTCGTGCGGCACCGGGCATCCGGCGGGGAACGTCCCCAGCTCTTCGACGCGGTAGCCGTTCGGGTACGAGCGGATCCAGGGCAGATCCTCCACCCGCGTGGCGCCGGGCTTCGGCCCCCGCAGACCGTCGATGCGGCCCCGCAGGCGCACCGCGGACCGCGACACCGCCACGACCGCGCGTGACGGCTTGTCGTAGCCGAACGCCTCGAGCAGCGCATCGTCCATCAGCGCACGGCTGAACGCCTCCATCGGCTTCTTCGGCGCACGCCGGAAGGTCAGCATCAGCGCCAGCGTCGCGTCGGCGACGCGGCGGCCGCCCTCGTCGAACGCGAAGTGCTCGGCCTCGTAGGCGTCCATCAGCTCGGCGAACCCCTCGTACGTCTCGGGGATGTCGGGGATGTTCATGTGCTTGCCGAGCGTGCGGTAGTAGTTCACGGATGCCGCGAGCTCGCCGTCGGTGAAGGGACGCTTGCCGTACTCGTCCACCCAGCGCTTCGGCACCACGACGAACGTCGACAGGACGTACCGGAACTCGTGGTCGGGGATGTCGTAGGCGCGGTGCATCTGGTTGATGCGCCGGACGGCCGCTCGCGCCTCGGGGTCGGCGAACCCGAGGCGCGTGGGCACCTCGAGCAGCAGCGCGGTGTCGTCGTAGCGCTTCTGCG
This region of Microbacterium thalassium genomic DNA includes:
- a CDS encoding bifunctional lysylphosphatidylglycerol flippase/synthetase MprF, which produces MLRRLPATGLFVALLLACGVAWQGLWTPFEDSTTFEIVAYGVPAFEAGHWWTPVTGTFFVVQPWVYVPTLLGLWGFAVLEYLRGWKVALAYYVVGQLFAIFAAALLLWLFALVPGWAWATEQAAALDVGPSGGAFACMAAAAALFVSPWRVRVLLVLIAAATIGLVFLGTIADLEHALALVLVLVADRSLHVQRMTVREQRLIAFVGLLAFAAVDVIFAFVPTDGPFGTSEPLASPLWTTAIDLVIVALIADGLRRARRWAWVIAVILLGLNVLLAAALSALLAAVGVFTLSTLFDDSFALELATAGLALGLLIYLIRVRAAFPSRRHRTLSNVAPPTTDDARDLLRAHGGGTLSWMTTWDGMDYARTSSGIVAYQRRAGVAIALADPLGPDEGRAESVTEFVRMAEQAGLTPCFFSASDATRAAVPPTWRSLVVADDTIVDLPGLAYTGKRWASIRTSMNRAGREEMTFRMTRLRDEPWGVRAQLHAISAMWVGDKGLPEMGFTLGSLEQAEDPEVRVALAIAPNGDVDGFLSWLPVYGEGSVRGWTLDLMRRRDGGFPPVMEYLIGMSAAHFRDEGAEILSLSGAPLAHEYPPDARIIADLSDKLADALEPVYGFRSLHRFKEKFHPRYETMHLLFRDEADLPRIGAGLTRAFLPDATLRQFAGAGRELVQRGAADER
- a CDS encoding oxygenase MpaB family protein; this translates as MKRDHWLRVNDALDPETDFVEIYRNLVMHEFPWDMNQSLSFALFRTYAVPGIGRLLDETGEFTQRTQKRYDDTALLLEVPTRLGFADPEARAAVRRINQMHRAYDIPDHEFRYVLSTFVVVPKRWVDEYGKRPFTDGELAASVNYYRTLGKHMNIPDIPETYEGFAELMDAYEAEHFAFDEGGRRVADATLALMLTFRRAPKKPMEAFSRALMDDALLEAFGYDKPSRAVVAVSRSAVRLRGRIDGLRGPKPGATRVEDLPWIRSYPNGYRVEELGTFPAGCPVPHDRG